The sequence TGCCAACGAGGACAACCGCGATTTTCAAGTCATTGGCGAGGAACTTCAGCAGATTCAGGGATGCACGCTGCTCCCGATAGCCTGCCAACAAGTGATGAACCTCGTCAACGATCAGCATGCGCGCCGAAACTTTTCGAAGCAGTTCGCGACTCAGTTTCTCGAGTGCTGATAGCCTTGCCGCGGCGTTGAAGGGAGCGCCCAGCTCGAAGAGCAATGAGGAATAGCGCCGCCGTGTCCGCCAACAACGCGCCGCACGCTCGCGGTGGGGCTGGATGCGCTGCCGCATTGCGGGCAGATCTGCGCAAGCCGTTGCCCACACTCCTCGCAGAACCTGGCTCCCGCGGGGTTTTCGAACTGGCAATTCGTGCAGCGCATCTCGCCTCCCGACTGCCTGTGCCTGCCACGCAGCCATTACAGGCGCAATCCGGGCAGTTGGCAAGGCGGCGCTGTGGCAACCGATGACTTCTGCCAAGCTTGGGGCGGCACCGCGCGTATTATCAGGCTTGAATTTGTTCGGTGGTCGGGAAAATCATGGATCTTCTGTTGCCCCCAGTCCGGGCGCGGAGGTCACGTGACCATCCACACTCACACCGTGGCAGTCGGCAAATCCCTTTGAGGTCACTCTGCGATCGCAATGATCTGATTCAATTGCTCGCAGGCGGCAGCAAAGACCTCCAAAGGCGCCTGCTTCCAGGGGTGGGCCTTTGCGTTGCGGGCTCGCCAGTCAAATGACTTGGGCTGATGGGCCAGAACGTAGCTGTCCTTCCCCTTCGGTCCCTGAAACCTGATCGCAAACGGATTGGTGTCGTTGTAGGCCGCCGTGGTCATCGGCAAGCCAATCACGATACTGGTCCGCTCATTGAACGGCCGCGGAGAAAGCACAAGCATCGGATGCATATCCTTCATCTCACGGCCGGCTTGCGGATTGCAGTCGATCCAAATGATGTCGCGTCGCTCAGGTGCCCATACCTTGCCCGCCATCAGATAGCCTCCGCGCCGACACGCTGCGTGGCCATGGCTTCACCCCCATGCTTGATAGGATCAAACAGAGCCAACTTCTCCGCGAGCGTGAGGGCACGACGTCCAACGGGCCGTACCGTGACACCAATCTCTTCGACCGAGACCTCGACTTCCTGACCCTCAGCGAAATGGGCCGAGCGGGCCACTGCGGTCGGAATCCGGACGGCCAAGCTGTTCCCCCACTTTTGGATCGTCAGAGTTGCACTTTTTCGCATGATCAAAGCCTTCCAAGAACGTTGATACAAGTCTAAACAAAACCACTAGAAGTTTCAACGCGTATAGACGTTCTACCTCGAACCGCACCCACAGCTTGCCCGGCGGCGTACGACGGGCGATTGATGCTGTCAGAAACCGGCGCTAGTTCCCCTTCTGTCGTAGCGCCCGAGGCCGGGATCTGGCGCGGCGTCGCGTCCGCAGGCGACCACATCGTTTTGACGGCAGAGGCGTAAGCGATCTGGCCCGGAGCGGTGGCCGCCCTGCCCTCGGGACATTCGCACGGCACGGTCATGGGCGTGGCGTACAGTCCTGGGTGAGGCCTAGCCGCCGGCACAAAAATAATTTACATTGCGCTTTAGTCAGCATTTCGGCCCGGCTCCGGATGGCTCCTGCTGAATATTGTTATAGTTCAAGCACTTACCGCTGCCTCCATGGTTCTGGATCCCAGCCTCAACGCCGTCACCAAGCTCACCCGCACCGAGTTTGCCGTGGTCCGTGCCTATGCGCAGGGCATGCGGCCGGTGGACATCGCCAACCGCTACTTGCTGGACCCGGATGAGGACGAGCACCTGAGCGAGGCCCAGGCGATCCAGCGGATCCTGGCCTTGCGCGACCGGCTGGTGCAGTTCGCCTTGCAGCATGGCCGGCCCGAGATTGCCGGCATGTTCGAGGCGCTGCGCGCGCGTTCAGGGGTGGGCATGTCGCGGCGGGTAGACGCCGTGTCGGCGCTTGAGCAGCTTGGACAAGGCTACCCCCAGCCCCAGCACGAGGTGTCGCTCTGGTTCAAGCCGAGCCTGGCACGCCGACTGATGGCCGCCGAGATCCGGCGGATCGAGGACCTGACGTCCTTGGCAAATCGGCGCGGCAGCAGCTGGTGGCGTGCCGTGCCACGCATTGGCGCGCAGTCGGCCGAGGTCATCACGCACTGGCTGGTGCGCCAGCGCTCGGCCATGGGCGCCGCGGCGGTCAAGGCCTATGTGCTGCCGCCTGCCGCCCACGCCCACCGCGACGCGCTGGTGCCCTTGGCCTTGGCCCCCGGTATGCCATATCCCGTGCCACTCGAGCACATGCTGGTGCCAGCCTCAAATACCGCGACAGGGCCGGGGCTTGCCGCCGATCTGGCGTTCGTACGCGGCTGGCTACAGGATCGTGCGCCACATACCCGCAACAGCTACCGGCGCGAGGCCGAGAGGCTGCTGTTGTGGAATGCAGCGCGCAAGAAGGGGCTTCAGGCGTTGGAGGCCTGCGATCTGGAGGCGTATGCGGAATTTTTAGCGGACCCTCAGCCGGCGGCGTTCTGGTGCGGCCCGAGCGGGGCGCGCGACAGGATGCACTGGCGGCCGTTCGAAGGCCCACTGGGGACCAGTTCGGTGGCGGCCGCGTTACGGGTGGTTCGGGCGCTGCTACGCGCAATGGTCAAGGCCGGGCATCTGGCGGGCACCCCGCTCATCCCAAGGCAAGCCGCCGCCGCTGCGCCCACGGCGCTGCGCGCGCCGTCCGTCCAACCCGACGCGGAGGCGTTCCTGGTCTGGCTGGGGGAGGCGCGCCAGGGCCCGAGGCATCGGGCTGCGCTGGCTGCCATACATCTGATGCGCGACGCAGGCTTGCCACTGAGCGAGCTGGCCGCACTGCGCTGCGCCAGTCTGCAGTCGAGTGCCGAGGGCACCTTCCTGCGACGCCCGGGTGCGCGGCAGCAGCTGGTGGCCCTTGACACGGCCGTCCGACAGGCCTTGCAGGCGCATTGGGTCGATCGTGGCTGGCCAAGCATGATGCCGCCGGCGCAGGCAGCCCTGTTGGCGCCCACGATACAGCCTGCCACCGCGCGCGGGCGCAACAAGCGGCTTGCGGGCGTGGCGGGCGGGTACTCGGCCACCGGCCTGGATCAATTGCTGCGTAGTCTGTGGCGGCGCTTCAGCGAGCAGCGCGGGGTCCCATCGGAAGGGTTCACGCCCGGCCAGCTTCGCACGCGCGCCAGCCGGGCCTGAGCTGCTAGCGCCTGGATGCCAAGGCCAACCGAAGCGCCGGAGGCGAAATCCCTCCCCCCACCGCGGGTCCATACAACACAAGCAGCTCACAGAAGTCTACTGGCCGACAATCCCGACTGGAGTGCTCGTAGACCTCGGCCTGCCTTGTCACTTGGCTTATCATTATCCGAATTTTGGAAAGTGAGTGTACACTTTGTATGGGTTACGCGGCATTGCCGGCCTGACCGGCCTAATGTAGGGAGGCGCCAACCGGTCGCTTGCTGCATCCTAGTCCGCCATGCCCCCCCGGCAGCTTTTCACTGGCAGGAGGGGTGCTGCGGCCCATCCTCCGAACGTGCGGCGGGGCTGCGTGTGCGGCGATCGGTTCGACCGTCAGCTAGTACGAATCTGGCACTACATCAAAGCTGCTATAGGGGAATAGCCGCGCGTGCATCCCCTGCCCGGTTCCACCACCTGCGTTGGCATGCCATGCGTTCGGCCGATTACTTGGCACTTGGAAGGCTGCCGATGCCAGCGGC comes from Cupriavidus sp. P-10 and encodes:
- a CDS encoding AbrB/MazE/SpoVT family DNA-binding domain-containing protein: MRKSATLTIQKWGNSLAVRIPTAVARSAHFAEGQEVEVSVEEIGVTVRPVGRRALTLAEKLALFDPIKHGGEAMATQRVGAEAI
- a CDS encoding phage integrase family protein, coding for MVLDPSLNAVTKLTRTEFAVVRAYAQGMRPVDIANRYLLDPDEDEHLSEAQAIQRILALRDRLVQFALQHGRPEIAGMFEALRARSGVGMSRRVDAVSALEQLGQGYPQPQHEVSLWFKPSLARRLMAAEIRRIEDLTSLANRRGSSWWRAVPRIGAQSAEVITHWLVRQRSAMGAAAVKAYVLPPAAHAHRDALVPLALAPGMPYPVPLEHMLVPASNTATGPGLAADLAFVRGWLQDRAPHTRNSYRREAERLLLWNAARKKGLQALEACDLEAYAEFLADPQPAAFWCGPSGARDRMHWRPFEGPLGTSSVAAALRVVRALLRAMVKAGHLAGTPLIPRQAAAAAPTALRAPSVQPDAEAFLVWLGEARQGPRHRAALAAIHLMRDAGLPLSELAALRCASLQSSAEGTFLRRPGARQQLVALDTAVRQALQAHWVDRGWPSMMPPAQAALLAPTIQPATARGRNKRLAGVAGGYSATGLDQLLRSLWRRFSEQRGVPSEGFTPGQLRTRASRA
- a CDS encoding type II toxin-antitoxin system PemK/MazF family toxin, coding for MAGKVWAPERRDIIWIDCNPQAGREMKDMHPMLVLSPRPFNERTSIVIGLPMTTAAYNDTNPFAIRFQGPKGKDSYVLAHQPKSFDWRARNAKAHPWKQAPLEVFAAACEQLNQIIAIAE